The following coding sequences are from one Wenzhouxiangella sp. AB-CW3 window:
- a CDS encoding IS1380 family transposase → MDRITGTPTKVEVDFTDARLTHRGGWVFLGQAFKRLDLGRRLSQALSLKRRRRGASDAEMVLSLVASQVAGGGALSDVDALRCDDTSGRLLGLAEVPDHRRLGECLSRFGAADVEGLERLVGSVAAELAPEVIAHEQSRRGYVPVFIDGSAIEVEGRLFEGAGKGYDGTQQYWLHGVFVGGLRAAGHLHPGGVAVTAGWREQLESIRQWFDPDDAVWVHVDNAYYGREFVDFCHQQGWGYSVSVTHDGFRAPVLRMLQGLPESAWTDIGMGEQATLVHHRPQGWREHAHVVIRRTHDGAQQRLEPAYTVTLVSRDDLPVGELVARHRQKQGQENAFKGPLIDLDLHHPPCRRFHANQAYYLCGQLAQILLRMLQYDFLPAESRKHSIRPIIRYLIHTPARLVRRARQWRLDFAKTTFRLDWLYHAACQLE, encoded by the coding sequence ATGGACAGGATAACGGGAACGCCGACCAAGGTCGAAGTGGATTTCACGGATGCGCGTCTGACGCATCGAGGTGGATGGGTTTTTCTGGGTCAGGCCTTCAAGCGGCTGGATCTGGGCAGACGTCTGTCGCAGGCGCTGTCGCTCAAGCGACGTCGCCGGGGCGCGTCGGATGCTGAGATGGTGTTGAGCCTGGTCGCCTCGCAGGTGGCGGGAGGCGGTGCGCTATCGGATGTGGATGCGTTGCGTTGCGACGACACGTCTGGTCGCTTGCTGGGTTTGGCGGAGGTCCCTGACCACCGTCGCCTGGGCGAGTGCTTGAGCCGCTTCGGTGCGGCAGACGTTGAGGGACTTGAGCGACTGGTGGGCTCGGTAGCGGCTGAGCTGGCGCCTGAGGTGATTGCTCATGAGCAAAGCCGGCGGGGCTATGTGCCAGTGTTTATCGATGGCTCGGCCATTGAGGTTGAAGGCCGGCTGTTCGAAGGTGCGGGCAAGGGCTATGACGGCACCCAGCAGTACTGGCTGCACGGGGTGTTCGTTGGCGGGCTTAGGGCTGCCGGTCATCTGCATCCAGGCGGAGTGGCGGTGACGGCGGGCTGGCGCGAGCAGCTGGAATCGATCCGCCAGTGGTTCGATCCGGATGACGCCGTCTGGGTTCATGTGGACAACGCTTATTACGGCCGTGAGTTTGTCGACTTCTGTCACCAGCAGGGCTGGGGCTACTCGGTCAGCGTCACCCACGATGGCTTCCGGGCGCCGGTCCTGCGCATGCTCCAGGGCTTGCCTGAGTCGGCCTGGACTGACATCGGCATGGGGGAACAAGCCACGCTGGTCCATCACCGTCCTCAAGGCTGGCGCGAACACGCCCATGTGGTGATCCGGCGCACCCATGACGGTGCCCAGCAGCGGCTGGAGCCGGCCTATACCGTCACCCTGGTCTCCCGCGATGATCTCCCGGTGGGCGAACTGGTGGCACGCCACCGCCAGAAGCAGGGCCAGGAGAACGCCTTCAAGGGGCCGCTGATCGATCTGGATCTGCACCATCCGCCCTGTCGACGCTTCCATGCCAATCAGGCCTACTACTTGTGCGGGCAACTCGCCCAGATCCTGCTCAGAATGCTGCAGTACGACTTCCTGCCCGCCGAGAGCCGCAAACACTCGATCCGGCCTATCATCCGCTACCTCATCCACACCCCGGCTCGACTGGTAAGGCGAGCGCGGCAGTGGCGGCTGGACTTTGCCAAGACCACCTTCCGACTCGATTGGCTGTATCACGCCGCCTGCCAGCTCGAGTAG
- a CDS encoding citrate synthase, which translates to MTERKLTLTDSESGKSLDLPVVAGTEGDPTLDISKLYSTLGYFSFDPGYGATASCKSDITYIDGDAGILRYRGYPIEQLAEQSSFVEVAYLLLNGELPDADQYAGFERDITYHTMVHEKLNTFMQGFHYNAHPMAILSGVVGSMAAFYHDKLDVNDPEQRVLAAKRLIAKMPTIAAAAYRHHMGWPSAYPRNSLGYSERFLHMMFSVPAEPYEVNPVAARALDLLFILHADHEQNASTSTVRLVGSTGANPYACVAAGIAALWGPAHGGANEAVLNMLNEIGDVSQVGKYVEKAKDRNDPFRLMGFGHRVYKNFDPRATIIRKACHEVLEELGQQDPLLDLAMELERIALEDDYFVERKLYPNVDFYSGIIYKALGIPTSMFTAMFAIGRTVGWVSQWLEQAGTPHRIGRPRQVYTGAGERDYVDIAKR; encoded by the coding sequence GTGACAGAGCGCAAACTCACCCTGACCGATTCCGAATCCGGAAAAAGCCTGGACCTGCCGGTCGTTGCCGGCACCGAAGGTGATCCCACGCTGGATATCAGCAAGCTTTATTCGACGCTGGGCTACTTCAGCTTTGATCCTGGTTATGGCGCCACCGCAAGCTGCAAGAGCGACATCACCTACATCGATGGCGATGCCGGCATCCTGCGCTATCGCGGCTATCCCATCGAGCAACTGGCAGAGCAGTCCAGTTTCGTCGAGGTGGCCTACCTGCTGCTCAACGGTGAGTTGCCCGATGCCGACCAGTATGCCGGGTTCGAGCGCGACATCACCTACCACACCATGGTGCACGAGAAGCTCAACACCTTCATGCAGGGCTTCCATTACAACGCACATCCCATGGCCATCCTGTCTGGCGTGGTCGGCTCCATGGCCGCCTTCTACCACGACAAGCTGGATGTCAACGATCCCGAGCAGCGCGTGCTGGCGGCCAAGCGGCTGATTGCCAAGATGCCGACCATTGCCGCGGCGGCCTACCGTCACCACATGGGTTGGCCCAGTGCCTATCCGCGCAACTCCCTGGGCTATTCAGAGCGCTTCCTGCACATGATGTTCTCGGTGCCGGCCGAACCCTACGAGGTCAATCCGGTGGCTGCCAGGGCACTGGACCTGCTGTTCATCCTGCACGCTGATCACGAACAGAACGCCTCGACCTCCACCGTGCGCCTGGTCGGCTCGACCGGGGCCAACCCCTATGCCTGCGTGGCCGCCGGCATTGCTGCGTTGTGGGGGCCGGCCCATGGCGGCGCCAACGAGGCTGTGCTCAACATGCTCAACGAGATCGGCGATGTCAGCCAGGTGGGCAAGTACGTCGAAAAGGCCAAGGACCGCAACGACCCGTTCCGGCTGATGGGTTTCGGTCATCGCGTCTACAAGAACTTCGATCCGCGCGCGACCATCATTCGCAAGGCCTGCCACGAAGTGCTCGAAGAGCTGGGCCAGCAGGACCCGCTGCTCGACCTGGCCATGGAGCTGGAAAGAATCGCCCTGGAAGACGACTACTTCGTCGAGCGCAAGCTCTACCCCAATGTCGACTTCTATTCCGGCATCATCTACAAGGCGCTGGGCATTCCGACCAGCATGTTTACCGCCATGTTCGCCATCGGCCGCACCGTCGGCTGGGTCAGCCAGTGGCTGGAACAGGCCGGCACTCCCCACCGCATCGGCCGCCCCCGCCAGGTCTATACCGGGGCCGGCGAGCGTGATTATGTGGATATCGCCAAGCGCTGA
- a CDS encoding SDR family oxidoreductase has translation MTQSLANKTLFITGASRGIGLAIALRAARDGANVAIAAKTDRRHPKLPGTIHSAAEDIEAAGGRALPLKVDIRDEQAVGEAMTAAADHFGGIDILVNNASAIYLAPTPEVPMKRYDLMHSVNTRGTFVCSQQALPWLEQADNPHILNLSPPLNMDPKWFAPHVAYTMAKYGMSMCVLGMSEEFRDRGIAVNALWPRTVIATAALAMLGGEVNPENCRKPEIMADAAHWVLTRPSRQFTGHFFIDDEVLEKAGVTDLDRYAVKPGEELLPDLFL, from the coding sequence ATGACCCAGTCACTCGCCAACAAGACCCTGTTCATCACCGGCGCCTCGCGCGGCATCGGCCTGGCCATCGCACTGCGTGCCGCGCGCGATGGCGCCAACGTCGCCATCGCCGCCAAGACCGACCGCCGCCACCCCAAACTGCCGGGCACCATCCACAGCGCGGCGGAAGACATCGAGGCCGCAGGCGGCCGCGCCCTGCCGCTGAAAGTCGACATCCGCGACGAACAGGCCGTGGGCGAGGCCATGACAGCGGCCGCCGACCACTTCGGGGGCATCGACATCCTGGTCAACAACGCCTCGGCCATTTACCTGGCACCCACCCCCGAAGTGCCCATGAAGCGATATGACCTGATGCACAGCGTCAATACCCGCGGCACCTTCGTCTGCTCGCAACAGGCTCTGCCGTGGCTGGAACAAGCCGACAACCCGCACATCCTCAACCTGTCACCGCCGCTGAACATGGACCCGAAATGGTTCGCCCCGCACGTGGCCTACACCATGGCCAAGTATGGCATGAGCATGTGCGTGCTGGGCATGTCGGAAGAGTTTCGTGATCGCGGCATTGCCGTCAACGCGCTGTGGCCCAGAACCGTCATCGCCACCGCCGCCCTGGCCATGCTCGGCGGCGAAGTCAACCCGGAAAACTGCCGCAAGCCCGAAATCATGGCCGACGCCGCCCATTGGGTACTGACGCGACCATCACGCCAGTTCACCGGACACTTCTTCATCGACGACGAAGTGCTGGAGAAGGCGGGGGTGACGGATCTGGATCGTTATGCGGTGAAGCCGGGCGAGGAGTTGTTGCCGGATTTGTTTTTGTGA
- a CDS encoding VTT domain-containing protein: MDTGFLANLNQLLQSHPVWLVAMAFAFALLESLAIVGIFIPGIVLLFIVGTVIGADPVLFFWCWLGAAAGALCGDLVSHWAGSRFRSEIPRLWPLSRRPDMLAAGQDAVLRHGGKAVIIGRFVGPLRPVVPLVAGMMSMPMRAFLAFSIPACVLWAPAYLLPGMLFGASLELAAEFAGRLVVILLVVVLGGWMAVWLTRLVYNFTARRSAWWLKSLIRWSSEHPLLGRVVAPLFEPGKRELLSVALLGLLLLVSLALLLGVLLVAPFATGALGAEQQVAGWAASLRSHAADPVFAALSLAGEMPVMGMVAAIMTLLLLAVRRTNAAWHWLVATAGAWLLAAMLAALMRRLVEAPEAMPSLGEIPHRATVLTTAVLGFFAVMIAKDLPAGLRKWPYLLTSLMLMLVCLANLYLGRVSLGGILAALALGGGWVALVGIGYRQRALPRSRPFLVALVFYGLLVILGGQHAGNHLQSMLEASRLAPTERHLSLSEWLSEGWAALPERRSRIGAAALQRFDLQVAGDLDALAYQLESAGWHRPETEVASPWTRLAEPGDDALAMPHLPREFAGRPEHLVRVLPVGEEQMVVLRLWSSGARVQPGGVPIWLGQVRTVAPARLFGLIRYWTVTEPEGKPADAQLESALSGHVQLTVSEALRLYFEPALSVPSHPAHRPGPAEGSRGLPVD; the protein is encoded by the coding sequence ATGGATACCGGGTTTCTCGCCAATCTCAATCAGCTGCTCCAGTCTCATCCGGTCTGGCTGGTGGCGATGGCCTTTGCCTTCGCGCTGCTTGAATCACTGGCCATTGTCGGAATTTTCATCCCGGGCATCGTTCTGTTGTTCATCGTCGGCACGGTGATCGGTGCCGACCCGGTGCTGTTCTTCTGGTGCTGGCTGGGGGCGGCCGCCGGCGCACTGTGTGGCGATCTGGTCAGTCACTGGGCGGGTTCGCGCTTCCGGTCGGAGATTCCGCGGCTCTGGCCCCTGAGTCGGCGCCCCGACATGCTCGCCGCCGGACAGGACGCGGTACTCCGCCATGGTGGCAAGGCGGTGATCATCGGTCGCTTTGTCGGGCCGCTGCGACCGGTGGTGCCGCTGGTTGCGGGCATGATGAGCATGCCCATGCGTGCTTTTCTGGCCTTCTCCATTCCGGCCTGCGTGTTGTGGGCGCCGGCTTACCTGCTGCCGGGCATGCTGTTTGGCGCCTCGCTGGAACTTGCTGCCGAGTTTGCCGGCCGCCTGGTGGTGATCCTGCTGGTCGTGGTGCTGGGTGGCTGGATGGCAGTCTGGCTGACGCGGCTGGTTTACAACTTTACCGCCCGTCGCAGCGCCTGGTGGCTCAAGTCGCTGATTCGCTGGAGCAGCGAGCACCCGCTGCTGGGGCGAGTGGTGGCGCCGCTGTTCGAGCCCGGCAAGCGCGAGTTGCTTTCCGTGGCCCTGCTGGGATTACTGCTCCTGGTGTCGCTGGCGTTGCTGCTGGGGGTTTTGCTGGTCGCACCGTTCGCTACCGGGGCCTTGGGTGCCGAGCAACAGGTGGCCGGCTGGGCGGCGAGTCTGCGCAGTCATGCCGCCGACCCCGTTTTTGCCGCGCTGTCGCTGGCCGGTGAGATGCCGGTGATGGGTATGGTGGCCGCCATCATGACGCTGTTGCTGCTGGCGGTTCGACGCACCAATGCGGCCTGGCACTGGCTGGTGGCCACGGCCGGGGCATGGCTGCTGGCGGCCATGCTGGCCGCATTGATGAGGCGGCTGGTTGAGGCGCCGGAAGCGATGCCTTCGCTGGGCGAGATTCCCCATCGCGCAACCGTGCTGACCACTGCGGTGCTCGGGTTCTTTGCCGTGATGATTGCCAAGGATCTGCCGGCCGGATTGCGCAAATGGCCTTACCTGCTGACCAGTCTCATGCTGATGCTGGTCTGCCTGGCCAATCTGTACCTGGGGCGGGTATCTCTTGGCGGCATTCTCGCGGCCCTGGCCCTGGGGGGCGGTTGGGTCGCGCTGGTGGGTATCGGCTATCGCCAGCGTGCCCTGCCGCGCAGCCGGCCGTTCCTGGTGGCCCTGGTGTTCTATGGCCTGCTGGTCATTCTGGGCGGTCAGCATGCCGGGAATCACCTGCAATCGATGCTCGAGGCCTCCCGCCTGGCGCCGACGGAACGTCATCTGAGCCTGTCGGAGTGGCTGTCCGAGGGTTGGGCGGCCCTGCCCGAGCGACGATCGCGGATCGGTGCCGCCGCGCTGCAGCGCTTCGATCTGCAGGTCGCTGGCGATCTGGATGCGCTGGCCTATCAGCTCGAGTCTGCCGGCTGGCATCGGCCCGAAACGGAAGTGGCGAGCCCGTGGACCCGGCTGGCCGAACCCGGGGACGATGCCCTGGCCATGCCGCACCTGCCGCGTGAGTTTGCCGGGCGTCCGGAGCACCTGGTGCGTGTTCTGCCCGTCGGCGAGGAGCAGATGGTGGTGCTGAGGCTGTGGTCGTCCGGTGCCAGGGTGCAGCCAGGGGGAGTGCCGATCTGGCTTGGCCAGGTGCGAACCGTAGCTCCGGCGCGACTGTTCGGGCTGATCCGTTATTGGACAGTGACCGAGCCGGAAGGCAAGCCGGCCGATGCACAGTTGGAAAGCGCGTTGTCAGGTCATGTGCAATTGACCGTTTCGGAGGCGTTACGGCTGTACTTCGAGCCGGCGCTCAGTGTGCCGAGTCATCCGGCTCATCGGCCGGGTCCTGCAGAAGGCTCACGAGGGCTTCCAGTCGACTGA
- a CDS encoding LON peptidase substrate-binding domain-containing protein, which translates to MSTELPLFPLQTVLFPGATLPLRIFEQRYLSMVRDCTRADSGFGVICAWPAAQAGRARHARIGTEAIITDFSTLDDGLLGLRCEGRRRFRIIDTRARDDGLLIGTVDWLPPEPAAAVPARFAALQTLMQELLSHRQTASDIDIDIDDAVELGRCLAALLPLELEHAQALLEMSDPVSRLEALVSLLQDPADEPDDSAH; encoded by the coding sequence GTGAGCACCGAACTGCCCCTGTTCCCGCTGCAGACCGTGCTGTTTCCCGGCGCGACGCTGCCGCTTCGCATTTTCGAACAGCGCTACCTGAGCATGGTGCGCGACTGCACTCGCGCCGACAGCGGCTTCGGCGTGATCTGTGCCTGGCCGGCAGCGCAGGCCGGACGCGCCCGCCATGCGCGCATCGGAACAGAGGCCATCATTACCGATTTCTCGACCCTTGACGATGGCTTGCTCGGGCTTCGCTGCGAAGGCCGACGCCGGTTCCGCATCATCGATACACGCGCGCGCGACGATGGACTGTTGATCGGCACGGTCGACTGGCTGCCTCCAGAACCGGCCGCGGCCGTGCCGGCCCGGTTTGCTGCCCTTCAGACCCTGATGCAGGAATTGCTGAGTCATCGACAAACCGCCAGTGACATCGATATCGACATCGACGATGCCGTCGAGCTGGGGCGCTGCCTGGCCGCGCTGCTGCCGCTGGAACTCGAGCATGCCCAGGCCCTGCTTGAGATGAGCGACCCTGTCAGTCGACTGGAAGCCCTCGTGAGCCTTCTGCAGGACCCGGCCGATGAGCCGGATGACTCGGCACACTGA